The genomic stretch TCCGGTATTTGCCGTCCCGTACGCGCGCGGTTTACGGTTGCTGATTATTTACTTTTCCATACTTCCACAGTGTtcgaatttgtaaaaaaaacgcggTTTATTTTGACTTGTCCGTCCGATAATTGTACGACCGGCACTACCGGCTCCCATCCCTTGGTTTGTTTATTAACGCGATCTTCGATTTCCTCATACCGGGTGTACACACTCCGAGCGCTTTTACTTTCTCTAGTCCGATAACGGGTGTAGTCAAGGCCTTCGGAGGAAATGCTATCGTCTATCGTTTCGAGTGTCGTCGATAGACAGTCGAGCGGTAATATAATTTGATTTACTACGAGTGATCGTCAAACCGTTTGTATGGTGCAGAATTTTATGGATTTTTAAGCTTCAATACGGACGAGTGCGTTTAGTTTTATGATTACCATGCGGACGCTCGCTCGAGTAAATTCGAAATCACTTCAACGCCATTTCTCTCTTTCGATAAAAAAACGCTCATCCATATATACATGATGGAAACTGACCGAATAGTGCGATAATGCGCACTAATGATTTAATTCAATTGTTATTGAACCGTTCTTTGTGACTGGTACAAATTGTTGCTGACTGCGGTCATCGTGGCTTTGAAATGGTATGCTTCGTGAACCCCTATTGCCGTTACGGGCAGAGGCAGAACACGATAATCAGAATGATTAAGTGATGTGGGTAACGGGAGAGTTAACATGCGATCATATCTCAGCTGGAAGACGAAGGAAACTGCTTACTACAAccataaatataaaaatgtatGGTGATAAAAGTGAGCCCATAGTTTCCTGCTTCACGCGGTCGGTTTGTTATGGTCCACTAGCCGCGACACACAAACCCGGATCATGCTTTTGAAGATCGTTTTATTTGACTCATTCATTCAATCCAATTATTCAATGGTTCATAATGCGATCCAATTCGTAAGCGCGATTTCCTATGTAAAAAACAAGAACCGCTGCTTGGGGTTTATGGAAGGAACATTCAATCACGCTAAAAAGTATAAGACGCTATATACTTAGTAGTAGACGTATTTCTAGTATCTGTCATATTTACCATCGCTTACAAAGCTCACTCTTCTCTATATGATGACAAGGCAGCGCAAAAACTTCCTCGAATCAGAAATATCTGTTCCTGCAATTCGATGGACGACAGCGAACATGGAATGGTGCTGAAATGATTCACATTTAGCACTACCACCTATAGGTATACTATGTATATATCAACACAAGCCAAACAGGTTATTCCTTTCGTTCATATCAGCTGAGCGTGAAGTTCGCGAGATCGGAAACTTATGACTAAGTGCGACTCGTGTGGCTATTATCTCAGGAAGGGGAAACAGTCAAATGCAGCGAATTACATAGCGTAATGAGTAAAAGTCGGATGGAAAGATGGatgaatgaaataaatttaTATTAGTTTACCCTAATCACCAACTTTTCTAATTATCTATCTTTCTTCTCTCTTACGACGGCATTCACACAGGCGAACCATCCAGGTGCATTCGTTTGTACTAACCAACATCGACTCGAAGTGGCGATTTGGATTCTGCAGGCATGATCCGAAGTCGCCCACAGCGATGGTTATCGTCACCTATCTGCCATGGCACGACACCTTCATCCGCTTTTTGAACGTGCTAGCAGACGTGCGGAAACATTCTCAGAGCGAGTTTGAGGCATTCCTAGCAGAAGCCTACAACAAGGGTGTGCCCGAGCCGGGCGGATGCTTAAAGCTGCAGTATGACCGACCGGTGCAAACGTTCAGTTTTCAGAGACCACAGCAGTTTCTGCTTCCCAGTATACCGGAGAATGTAAGCGGCGTCGCAGGTCACACAATTCGAAACTAATATTCTCTTCTCAATTCCAGCACAATTTAAACTTGTACTATAATTTCGTGGAGCCAAAATTTATGATAGGAATCTTCGCCGCGATGCTGGCAGAGCGGCGAATAATCTTCGTGTCTCGCAGGTTGGATATCCTGTCATCGTGCATCCAGGCGGCCAACGCCTTCCTCTATCCGATGGTCTGGCAGCACATTTTCATTCCGGTGCTGCCGATGAAGATGAAGGACATCCTCGGGGCCCCGATGCCTTTCCTGATTGGCGTTCCGGAGGCGGTCTTTGAGTCGTTGCGCCGGGAGGAAATCGGCGATGTCGTCATACTGAACTGTGATAAACGAACGCTGGAAACACCGTTCGACGATGTGAAAAATATGCCACCGGAACTGGTCGCCTCGCTCAAGAAACACCTGGCCAATTCGGCTGAGCATCGGGGGGATCGGGTGTCAAAGATATTTTTAGGTGAGCTTGATTCTTCTCTCTTTGCCACTGCAGTGGTTTAAAACTTCAACTTAATTACAGGTATATTAGTGCAATTAATTGGCGGGTATCGAGACGCGGTAAAGTTCAACGATAAGATCACCTTCGATCCGGACACGTTCATCGATACCCGACCGTCGCATCTGAGGCCATTTCTAGCGAACATGCTGCAGTTACAGATATTCCAGCAGGTAAGTACTGCTCGAGCATCCTGCCCGCACTAGATTGGTGacgttttttttactttttttgcagTTTATTGAGGAGCGGCTGGACATGCTGAACACCGGTCAGGGGTTTTCCGATGAATTTGAGGTGGAATGCTTTCGGTACGCGGAAAAATCCGGCCGGAAAGTTAAGCAATACAAAGATTTGCTGAAGAATTTCAAGGATAAGGTATTGTTCAAGAACAAATTGTTTAGATAGTAGAAGtgcttttttgtttgttttaagtTGTCGGAGTTTTGTGTTTTGTGGAGTTTTGCTTGTATGTTACATCCGTGTTGATTCTAAGatgaaattaaatattttaccaTGAGAGACGCGCTACAATATTTTGAGACGTTCAACAGATTTAACGTTGATTCTTCAGGTCTTTTTCATAACCCAGACCAAAAAGAAATCTTGCTATCCTTAATTTTATAATACTAACTAGTCTGTGGTAATAAAACACGTGATAACGTTAACATTTGCTTAGTAAAACCTTGGTTTTAACGGCAACCCTGAAAGGCAGTTTTTGtcgtaaacaattttttaatgtcTTAACaataggaaaaatattttgctgTCATCATTTATGTCTGTCTTaacaatttgtaaaatttgaagaTGATATTAGATGGTATCAGTTTCTAGTGCTATTTCTAGTATCAACCTCGCTCAATATCAATTCAAttcttccacaaaaaactcaaaataatAATGTTGTGAACACTTTGTTGATCTAACAAAATATCAAAGTCTTCACAAAttgctcaaaattgaaaatcaattaaaaaaagttgaaaatctaATCCTGTAGAAAAAGCAGAAAGGTGAAACCAAAAAAATTCCGAAAGTCAGAGCATTTCCTAAGGAGAAGCTTTCCTGCTTCCTCAATATACTAAAACCTGAATTAAGTATTGCAAACCCAAAGAAAGTGGTTGCAATAACACGTCTAAACAAATTGACGCTTACGGCGCTGactattttaacatttttaacattccaCGTCATAGGCCTTCGGCATCATAAATTACGATTTTTCGTAACAGATACTGTTTCTTTCCGAACTTTGATGTgtcaataagaaaaaaattagcgTAGAAACTTATTCTCTAGTCTTACGACTAATTATACTTAATTGACAGTATTTTATACCAGCTcaaaataaaatcacaattttacaAACATTCTGTTCGAGTTTAATTTCAACAGTCATCTGCTTTATTTTAGTTACGTTTGTAGTACGTCTGCTCATTTCGGCAGTTGTTTCCAATATCATCTTGTTATCCCAGTTACGTAATCAGAATCATCATTCGTTTAAAATTGTATGTTCGCATCCATTCATCATCACGGCTTCTAATCTGTATACTcttctactttttttttaaattggtccTGCGCGTTTCTGCTACCATTGAACTGCTTTGAACCATTTCTCGGCTTTTGTCCGTTCCAGACCAACCCGGCTGTTCGATCCGCTGTTAAATCGGTGAGTGGGAACTTGTCATTTATGTTCACATTGACTCACACTGATAACCTATCTCGAAACTAAACAAATCATAATATAATCTTGTTATCTTCGACTCTTCCGACAGGTGAAGGAAGGTGGCAAGGGAGTGAAAACTGCCTACAAAGGGCTCCGGTCGAAGTTCCGCGAAACCACGCCTCCCAAGTCCAAACTGGACAGTAGTTTGCACTCGCACGTATCGCAGTACGATATAGGTCACCAGTCCGCACCGAACTCGCCCGTATTCAACAAACGGCCACAGACGATCGCCCTGCCGGACGACTCCTACCACGGTCACGCCCAAATGTTGACCCCCTCCAGCACCTCTCTATACAACTCGCCGCACATAATGATGAGCAATAGCAGCCATAACAACTACAACACGATCACCGGGTGCAGCACTGGAACCATGAACAACAacttcagcagcagcagtagcaacaaCAATCACCACGGCCATCACT from Wyeomyia smithii strain HCP4-BCI-WySm-NY-G18 chromosome 3, ASM2978416v1, whole genome shotgun sequence encodes the following:
- the LOC129726737 gene encoding DENN domain-containing protein 1C isoform X2 codes for the protein MNSRIKEDVSRLFEYWCEISPGTATSPSAASPSNTSPAPATATDKSPPGCIVQSFPESFKDTKVIADIPAFAFPCAFERRTIQVHSFVLTNIDSKWRFGFCRHDPKSPTAMVIVTYLPWHDTFIRFLNVLADVRKHSQSEFEAFLAEAYNKGVPEPGGCLKLQYDRPVQTFSFQRPQQFLLPSIPENHNLNLYYNFVEPKFMIGIFAAMLAERRIIFVSRRLDILSSCIQAANAFLYPMVWQHIFIPVLPMKMKDILGAPMPFLIGVPEAVFESLRREEIGDVVILNCDKRTLETPFDDVKNMPPELVASLKKHLANSAEHRGDRVSKIFLGILVQLIGGYRDAVKFNDKITFDPDTFIDTRPSHLRPFLANMLQLQIFQQFIEERLDMLNTGQGFSDEFEVECFRYAEKSGRKVKQYKDLLKNFKDKTNPAVRSAVKSVKEGGKGVKTAYKGLRSKFRETTPPKSKLDSSLHSHVSQYDIGHQSAPNSPVFNKRPQTIALPDDSYHGHAQMLTPSSTSLYNSPHIMMSNSSHNNYNTITGCSTGTMNNNFSSSSSNNNHHGHHYNTSSSSDVRSPSLSLSPTSSNSSSEMNLLQELQHLALFKSPAVNRNSNNDVADALVTTATSSISPVPRTGAIPIKPPSPFGNEPPDTSTDLINLDTTNSSFELEDFDPLNDNAKPIPTASAAVLNSCGLTAPAATLSRSPPAPTGGLGFDNPIYPYFTPTHLHGTTKSATSSPLSSSFNAVTNNTLAQNYHHAHHQHSLSQGNFSAARTGPVGSGSTKLIPNSAQDDFELLRNYGLDRFGSLLDSASNGKEKPQRKQQHHMASLLSNSAVHHQQQGNINTNGSSHHCSNSNTSGNNGFNKLGTVNNFVNGRASNASTASTGGTKTFNNWTTFD